In Miscanthus floridulus cultivar M001 chromosome 5, ASM1932011v1, whole genome shotgun sequence, one genomic interval encodes:
- the LOC136449555 gene encoding probable staphylococcal-like nuclease CAN1 isoform X1 — protein MGNSIYQFLCGLCAPSSSEHGLHGAHPAVAALGRDILSFQGTSQVPDDLSRHVVSSKKAQANWYKKLLVAWKKARPPPKTPEEAAAFVVQTLKNHQKADVEGLLSFYGLPHPNAAAGAPAAPPPPKPQGAKFELHTLPIDPKSVADGDTVNVYVDTADPREAVPREVQKAAAERAKARAAKNYQKADALQKIIVDAGYRPVPNARGEEVLAKKYRIRLRGIDAPESAMPYGKEAKEALLKLVQGKSLKVYVYDEDRYGRCVGDIYCDGVFVQEQMLKKGFAWHYTAYDQRPELAKWEKQAQTGRKGLWASSKPQKPWEWRKDKRNGTA, from the exons ATGGGCAACAGCATCTACCAGTTCCTGTGCGGCCTGTGCGCGCCCTCGTCGTCGGAGCACGGGCTCCACGGCGCGCACCCCGCCGTCGCCGCGCTCGGCCGCGACATCCTCAGTTTCCAGGGCACCTCGCAG GTTCCGGACGACCTGAGCCGGCACGTCGTCTCCTCCAAGAAAGCGCAGGCGAATTG GTACAAGAAGCTGCTGGTGGCATGGAAGAAAGCCCGACCGCCTCCGAAGACACCTGAGGAAGCCGCGGCCTTCGTTGTGCAGACACTCAAGAACCATCAGAAAGCAGACGTGGAG GGCCTGTTGTCTTTCTACGGCCTGCCGCATCCGAACGCGGCAGCAGGCGCACCCGCTGCTCCTCCACCGCCCAAGCCTCAGGGCGCCAAGTTCGAGCTGCACACGCTCCCC ATTGACCCCAAGTCTGTAGCCGACGGCGACACGGTCAACGTGTACGTCGACACGGCGGACCCCCGGGAGGCCGTGCCCCGCGAGGTGCAGAAGGCTGCGGCGGAGCGGGCCAAGGCGCGGGCCGCCAAGAACTACCAGAAGGCCGACGCGCTGCAGAAGATCATAGTCGACGCAGGATACAG GCCGGTTCCTAACGCGAGAGGCGAGGAGGTGCTAGCGAAGAAGTACAGGATCAGGCTGAG GGGTATCGATGCGCCCGAGAGCGCGATGCCATATGGCAAGGAAGCCAAAGAGGCGCTGCTCAAGCTTGTCCAGGGGAAGAGCTTGAAGGTCTACGTGTATGACGAGGACCGGTACGGTAGATGCGTTGGAGACATCTACTGCGACGGCGTATTTGTGCAG GAGCAAATGCTGAAGAAAGGTTTTGCCTGGCACTACACCGCCTATGATCAACGCCCAGAGCTGGCCAAG TGGGAGAAACAAGCACAGACTGGCCGGAAGGGCTTGTGGGCGTCGTCAAAGCCACAGAAACCATGGGAGTGGAGGAAGGACAAGCGCAACGGGACAGCATGA
- the LOC136449555 gene encoding probable staphylococcal-like nuclease CAN1 isoform X2, whose amino-acid sequence MGNSIYQFLCGLCAPSSSEHGLHGAHPAVAALGRDILSFQGTSQVPDDLSRHVVSSKKAQANWYKKLLVAWKKARPPPKTPEEAAAFVVQTLKNHQKADVEGLLSFYGLPHPNAAAGAPAAPPPPKPQGAKFELHTLPIDPKSVADGDTVNVYVDTADPREAVPREVQKAAAERAKARAAKNYQKADALQKIIVDAGYRPVPNARGEEVLAKKYRIRLRGIDAPESAMPYGKEAKEALLKLVQGKSLKVYVYDEDRYGRCVGDIYCDGVFVQTRDVFRFLGS is encoded by the exons ATGGGCAACAGCATCTACCAGTTCCTGTGCGGCCTGTGCGCGCCCTCGTCGTCGGAGCACGGGCTCCACGGCGCGCACCCCGCCGTCGCCGCGCTCGGCCGCGACATCCTCAGTTTCCAGGGCACCTCGCAG GTTCCGGACGACCTGAGCCGGCACGTCGTCTCCTCCAAGAAAGCGCAGGCGAATTG GTACAAGAAGCTGCTGGTGGCATGGAAGAAAGCCCGACCGCCTCCGAAGACACCTGAGGAAGCCGCGGCCTTCGTTGTGCAGACACTCAAGAACCATCAGAAAGCAGACGTGGAG GGCCTGTTGTCTTTCTACGGCCTGCCGCATCCGAACGCGGCAGCAGGCGCACCCGCTGCTCCTCCACCGCCCAAGCCTCAGGGCGCCAAGTTCGAGCTGCACACGCTCCCC ATTGACCCCAAGTCTGTAGCCGACGGCGACACGGTCAACGTGTACGTCGACACGGCGGACCCCCGGGAGGCCGTGCCCCGCGAGGTGCAGAAGGCTGCGGCGGAGCGGGCCAAGGCGCGGGCCGCCAAGAACTACCAGAAGGCCGACGCGCTGCAGAAGATCATAGTCGACGCAGGATACAG GCCGGTTCCTAACGCGAGAGGCGAGGAGGTGCTAGCGAAGAAGTACAGGATCAGGCTGAG GGGTATCGATGCGCCCGAGAGCGCGATGCCATATGGCAAGGAAGCCAAAGAGGCGCTGCTCAAGCTTGTCCAGGGGAAGAGCTTGAAGGTCTACGTGTATGACGAGGACCGGTACGGTAGATGCGTTGGAGACATCTACTGCGACGGCGTATTTGTGCAG ACGAGGGATGTTTTTCGTTTCTTAGGGTCATGA
- the LOC136451570 gene encoding histone H4, producing MSGRGKGGKGLGKGGAKRHRKVLRDNIQGITKPAIRRLARRGGVKRISGLIYEETRGVLKIFLENVIRDAVTYTEHARRKTVTAMDVVYALKRQGRTLYGFGG from the coding sequence ATGTCAGGGCGCGGCAAGGGCGGCAAGGGCCTGGGCAAGGGCGGCGCGAAGCGTCACCGGAAGGTGCTCCGCGACAACATCCAGGGGATCACGAAGCCGGCGATCCGGAGGCTGGCGCGGAGAGGCGGCGTGAAGCGCATCTCCGGGCTCATCTACGAGGAGACCCGCGGCGTGCTCAAGATCTTCCTCGAGAACGTCATCCGCGACGCCGTCACCTACACCGAGCACGCGCGCCGCAAGACCGTCACCGCCATGGACGTCGTCTACGCGCTCAAGCGCCAGGGCCGCACCCTCTACGGCTTCGGCGGCTAG